The following proteins come from a genomic window of Winogradskyella sp. PC-19:
- a CDS encoding M14 family metallopeptidase, with protein sequence MKKLLFLLLIIVSCKENTKSTDFDFTTVFEKSQGLETATYQETISYYKELANNYSEISIEAIGETDSGKPLHIVTLNPNANGFDFEKLRKDNRILLINNGIHPGESDGIDATMMLFRDFVNGKIQAPKNTVLVTIPIYNVGGSLNRNTGTRTNQNGPKAYGFRGNARNYDLNRDFIKTDTKNAKTFAKIFHLVQPDVFIDNHVSNGADYQYTLTHLFTQHNKLGGELGKYLHTEMMPQLEEKLEAKDWDITPYVNVFNRTPESGFSQFKDSPRYSTGYTTLFNTLGMMVETHMLKPYKQRVEGTYELMKSMVEITESQGKKISDLRKKQFSTWTVGNDYPLAWQIDTTKSSTLNFKGFEGQMIESNLTGAKRLKYYSNKPFEKEVKYQNYFKSTHTIKIPKGYIIPQGMHHVIDRLKLNNIEMTQLKKDTLITVESYRISDYKSRTSPYEGHYLHYNTKVKASNEKFNFTTGDYLVNVDQKGLRYLLETLEPTAPDSFFNWNFFDTILQQKEGFSPYVWEDKASLLLKANPKLQIEFNVKKSYDKDFANNWYAQLDWLHKKSNSYEKAHMQYPIYRLH encoded by the coding sequence ATGAAAAAACTTCTATTTCTATTATTAATAATCGTTTCGTGCAAAGAAAACACTAAATCTACTGATTTTGATTTTACTACTGTTTTTGAAAAAAGTCAAGGATTAGAGACCGCCACTTACCAAGAAACGATTTCCTACTATAAAGAACTAGCAAATAATTATTCTGAAATATCTATCGAAGCTATTGGAGAAACAGATTCCGGAAAACCATTACATATAGTTACGTTAAACCCAAATGCTAACGGATTTGATTTTGAAAAACTTAGAAAAGACAACAGAATTTTACTCATAAACAATGGCATTCATCCAGGTGAATCTGACGGTATTGACGCCACTATGATGCTATTCAGAGATTTTGTTAATGGTAAAATTCAAGCTCCTAAGAACACTGTCTTAGTTACCATTCCGATTTACAATGTTGGTGGAAGCCTTAATCGAAATACAGGTACAAGAACAAACCAAAATGGACCAAAAGCTTATGGTTTTAGAGGTAATGCTCGTAATTACGACCTTAACCGAGACTTTATAAAAACAGATACTAAAAACGCAAAAACGTTTGCAAAGATTTTTCATTTGGTACAACCAGACGTTTTTATTGACAATCATGTAAGCAATGGTGCAGATTATCAATACACTTTGACACATTTATTTACGCAGCATAACAAACTTGGAGGAGAATTAGGCAAGTACTTACACACCGAAATGATGCCGCAATTAGAAGAAAAACTCGAAGCCAAGGATTGGGATATTACACCTTATGTCAATGTCTTTAACCGTACTCCAGAATCAGGATTTTCACAATTTAAAGATTCACCAAGATATTCAACTGGCTATACAACACTATTCAACACTTTAGGGATGATGGTCGAAACTCATATGCTAAAACCATATAAACAAAGGGTTGAAGGCACATATGAACTCATGAAAAGCATGGTCGAAATAACAGAATCACAAGGTAAAAAGATTTCAGATTTACGAAAAAAGCAGTTTAGTACTTGGACAGTAGGTAACGATTATCCTTTAGCTTGGCAGATAGATACGACTAAATCTTCTACACTAAATTTTAAAGGTTTTGAAGGCCAAATGATAGAAAGTAATTTAACTGGAGCAAAACGCTTAAAGTATTACAGTAACAAACCGTTTGAGAAAGAAGTTAAGTATCAAAATTATTTCAAATCAACGCATACAATCAAAATACCAAAAGGGTATATTATTCCTCAAGGCATGCATCATGTAATAGACCGATTAAAGCTTAATAATATTGAAATGACACAACTTAAGAAAGACACTTTAATTACTGTCGAATCTTATAGAATCTCGGATTACAAATCGCGTACATCACCATACGAAGGGCATTATTTGCACTACAATACTAAGGTTAAAGCGTCTAATGAAAAATTCAATTTTACAACAGGTGATTATTTAGTAAACGTAGACCAAAAAGGTTTGCGTTACCTACTTGAAACTCTCGAACCAACTGCGCCAGACTCATTTTTCAATTGGAATTTTTTCGATACTATTTTACAGCAAAAAGAAGGCTTTTCGCCTTACGTTTGGGAAGACAAAGCTTCATTATTATTAAAAGCTAATCCTAAATTACAAATCGAATTTAATGTCAAAAAAAGCTACGATAAAGATTTTGCAAACAACTGGTATGCACAATTAGATTGGCTACATAAAAAATCAAATAGTTACGAAAAAGCACATATGCAATATCCGATTTACAGATTGCATTAA
- a CDS encoding NUDIX hydrolase has protein sequence MHTIFVGDKPIYLTTKIDKETDFKVYLLKSVDLAKVIRTLNRTDLKAVYLVGKKEEKLLKNFLKKLPNVIAGGGKVYNEEGKILFIYRNNKWDLPKGKVEGKETIEETAIREVEEETKVKNLKITKPLPTTYHIFKRRGRYRIKITYWFEMSTNYKGKLKPQKKEGITKTKWLGKKKVKKALENSYANIKLLV, from the coding sequence ATGCATACCATTTTTGTTGGAGATAAACCTATTTATTTAACTACCAAGATTGATAAAGAAACTGACTTTAAAGTTTATTTATTGAAATCTGTGGATTTAGCTAAAGTTATCAGAACGCTTAATCGGACCGATTTAAAAGCTGTTTATTTAGTCGGAAAAAAGGAAGAAAAACTTTTAAAAAACTTTTTAAAAAAACTACCAAATGTTATTGCTGGTGGCGGAAAAGTCTATAATGAAGAAGGAAAAATCCTTTTCATATACCGAAATAATAAATGGGATTTGCCAAAAGGTAAAGTTGAAGGCAAAGAAACTATCGAAGAAACTGCTATCCGTGAAGTCGAAGAAGAAACTAAAGTAAAAAATTTAAAGATTACTAAACCTTTACCGACTACATATCACATTTTTAAACGTCGAGGTCGATATCGCATTAAGATTACCTACTGGTTTGAAATGTCAACCAATTACAAAGGGAAATTAAAACCTCAAAAAAAAGAAGGTATTACCAAAACCAAATGGTTAGGTAAGAAAAAAGTAAAAAAAGCACTAGAGAATAGTTACGCTAATATAAAACTTTTGGTGTAA
- the pyrE gene encoding orotate phosphoribosyltransferase translates to MIFNKDIAKKTAELLLQINAIKLQPNDPFTWASGWKSPIYCDNRIVLSYPQIRNYVRETLARQIEDIYGKPDVIAGVATGAIGIGALVADYLNLPFVYVRPEAKKHGRQNQVEGYIEKGQTVVVVEDLISTGKSSLNAVKALKEAEVNIKGMVAIFSYGFDVADKNFSDANIDLHTLGNYESLLEQALDTRYITQEQQDILALWNANPSKWNAN, encoded by the coding sequence ATGATTTTTAACAAAGACATCGCCAAAAAAACTGCAGAATTATTACTACAAATCAATGCCATTAAATTGCAACCAAACGACCCATTTACGTGGGCTTCAGGCTGGAAATCACCTATATACTGTGATAATCGCATTGTACTTTCTTATCCACAAATCAGAAACTATGTCAGAGAGACATTAGCAAGACAAATTGAGGATATCTACGGAAAACCAGATGTGATAGCCGGTGTAGCAACAGGAGCAATTGGTATCGGAGCATTAGTAGCTGATTATCTAAATCTTCCGTTTGTGTATGTTAGACCCGAAGCCAAAAAGCACGGAAGACAAAACCAAGTCGAAGGTTATATTGAAAAAGGACAAACTGTTGTTGTCGTTGAAGACCTAATTAGTACCGGAAAAAGTAGTCTTAATGCTGTAAAAGCACTAAAAGAAGCTGAAGTAAATATCAAAGGAATGGTAGCAATTTTTTCTTATGGTTTTGACGTTGCAGACAAAAATTTTAGTGATGCAAATATTGATTTACACACGCTTGGAAATTACGAAAGTTTACTAGAACAAGCCTTAGACACAAGATATATCACTCAAGAACAGCAAGACATTTTAGCACTTTGGAATGCAAATCCAAGTAAATGGAATGCTAATTGA
- a CDS encoding orotate phosphoribosyltransferase produces the protein MNLESPKVTLDKSAEETFNFLSDVKNFEKLMPENISKFEVLDTDKFLFALKGMPEIVLKKKEATPNSKIVLGAAGGKLDFALTADITEIEANKSDVKLNFSGEFNAMMAMMIKGPINKFLETLATNMPTAV, from the coding sequence ATGAATTTAGAATCTCCAAAAGTAACTTTAGATAAATCTGCTGAAGAAACATTTAATTTTTTGTCAGACGTTAAAAATTTTGAAAAACTAATGCCTGAAAACATTAGCAAATTTGAAGTCTTAGATACTGACAAATTTTTATTTGCATTAAAAGGAATGCCAGAAATCGTTCTAAAAAAGAAAGAAGCTACACCAAACAGCAAAATCGTTTTAGGTGCAGCTGGTGGTAAACTAGACTTTGCTTTAACTGCTGATATCACAGAAATTGAAGCTAATAAAAGTGACGTTAAACTAAATTTTTCTGGTGAGTTTAATGCTATGATGGCCATGATGATTAAAGGTCCTATCAATAAATTTTTAGAAACCCTGGCTACAAATATGCCAACAGCAGTTTAG
- a CDS encoding biotin--[acetyl-CoA-carboxylase] ligase, whose translation MYIIKLDAIDSTNSYLKTICLKKTPKDFTVVVTEQQTKGRGQMGTNWQAEVSKNLTFSVFKDVSFLKVSEQFYISMAVALGIANALRELQIPKINIKWPNDILSERKKIAGILIENVVKNNKLEGTIIGVGLNINQKFFHDLPNASSMSLITGVVYNKDEVFYHVLKHIQLYLQKLENDFESLKKEYETKLFRIKKPSTFKTSDDQIFSGFIEGVTDDGKLKLRLEDDVRKTYDLKELQLLY comes from the coding sequence ATGTATATAATCAAACTTGATGCCATCGACTCGACCAATAGCTATCTAAAGACTATTTGTTTAAAAAAGACACCAAAAGACTTTACTGTGGTTGTGACTGAACAACAGACTAAAGGTCGTGGGCAAATGGGCACTAATTGGCAAGCCGAAGTGTCAAAAAACCTTACTTTTAGTGTGTTTAAGGATGTTTCTTTTTTAAAAGTATCGGAACAGTTTTACATCAGTATGGCCGTAGCTTTAGGAATTGCTAACGCTTTGAGAGAATTACAAATCCCTAAAATAAATATAAAATGGCCTAACGACATTTTGTCAGAACGCAAAAAAATAGCTGGTATTCTTATTGAAAATGTGGTAAAAAACAATAAGCTTGAAGGTACAATTATAGGCGTAGGACTTAATATTAATCAGAAATTTTTTCATGATTTACCCAATGCCTCTTCTATGTCTTTAATTACTGGTGTGGTCTATAACAAGGATGAAGTTTTTTATCATGTATTAAAACACATTCAATTGTATTTACAAAAATTAGAAAACGATTTCGAGTCACTCAAAAAAGAGTATGAAACTAAATTGTTTCGCATAAAAAAACCATCAACTTTTAAAACTTCCGACGACCAGATATTTTCAGGTTTTATAGAAGGTGTAACAGATGATGGTAAATTAAAATTACGTCTTGAAGATGATGTAAGAAAAACTTATGATCTAAAAGAACTGCAGTTGTTATACTAA
- the rsfS gene encoding ribosome silencing factor — MTERNSNADQLITTIISGIEDVKGKEIILLDLREIENTVCDYFIICEGTSNTQVNAIVSSIQKQVSKTTKDKPWHIEGTDNAEWILMDYVNVVVHVFQKHIREYYDIESLWGDAKTTQIETSI; from the coding sequence ATGACGGAAAGAAATAGCAATGCCGATCAACTAATTACAACGATAATAAGTGGTATCGAAGACGTTAAAGGAAAAGAAATTATACTTTTAGATTTAAGAGAAATAGAAAATACAGTTTGTGATTATTTTATTATTTGCGAAGGTACATCTAATACACAAGTTAACGCAATAGTAAGTTCCATACAAAAACAAGTCAGTAAAACAACAAAAGACAAACCTTGGCATATCGAAGGTACTGATAATGCCGAATGGATTTTAATGGACTATGTCAATGTTGTTGTTCATGTTTTTCAAAAACACATTAGAGAATATTACGATATCGAAAGTTTGTGGGGAGACGCAAAAACGACACAAATAGAAACAAGCATTTAA
- the ftsH gene encoding ATP-dependent zinc metalloprotease FtsH, with amino-acid sequence MAKDNKNSNKKPKVSPYWIYGIVIAVILGLQLFGGNAFQSSKVIKTSEFINYLEQGDVKEVVIISNTKTARVYLTDEAIKKDIHKDTQSKGILPSGNVPNYTLKFGDLGNFEDRIDEIITKNNLSTSRNADIENNAFGDFLLSLLPFIIIIGVWIFIMRRMSSGGGGGAGGQIFNIGKSKAKLFDEKTDTKTSFKDVAGHEGAKEEVQEIVDFLKFPEKYTSLGGKIPKGALLVGPPGTGKTLLAKAVAGEAKVPFFSLSGSDFVEMFVGVGASRVRDLFKQAKEKSPSIIFIDEIDAIGRARGKNNFSGSNDERENTLNQLLTEMDGFGTNTNVIVLAATNRADVLDSALMRAGRFDRQIYVDLPDVRERKEIFEVHLRPLKKEETLDIDFLAKQTPGFSGADIANVCNESALIAARKGKKAVNKQDFLDAVDRIVGGLEKKNKIITPDEKKAIAIHEAGHATVSWMLEHAAPLVKVTIVPRGQSLGAAWYLPEERLIVRPEQMLDEMCATMGGRAAEKVIFDKISTGALSDLEKVTKQARGMVTVYGLSDKVGNLTYYDSSGQQSGFTKPYSEETAVLIDKEISSIIEEQYQRAIKILEDNKDKLTELAEVLLEKEVIFKDNLEKIFGKRPFEKAEIISEEEE; translated from the coding sequence ATGGCAAAAGACAATAAAAATTCAAACAAAAAACCTAAAGTAAGTCCTTATTGGATTTACGGAATAGTAATAGCGGTTATTTTAGGACTTCAGTTATTTGGAGGTAACGCTTTTCAAAGCTCTAAGGTAATTAAGACTTCAGAATTTATAAATTACCTAGAACAAGGCGATGTCAAAGAAGTTGTTATTATAAGTAACACAAAAACTGCGAGAGTTTATTTAACTGATGAAGCCATCAAAAAAGACATTCATAAAGACACGCAGTCTAAAGGAATTTTACCTTCAGGTAATGTTCCTAACTACACACTAAAGTTTGGTGATTTAGGAAATTTTGAAGATAGAATTGATGAGATAATTACTAAAAATAATTTATCAACTTCTAGAAATGCTGATATTGAGAACAATGCCTTTGGTGATTTCTTATTATCTCTATTACCATTTATCATAATTATAGGAGTTTGGATTTTTATCATGAGACGCATGTCTTCTGGTGGCGGTGGCGGAGCTGGCGGTCAGATTTTTAACATCGGAAAATCCAAAGCAAAACTATTTGACGAAAAAACAGATACAAAAACATCTTTTAAAGATGTTGCAGGTCATGAAGGTGCTAAAGAGGAAGTACAAGAAATTGTTGATTTCCTTAAATTCCCTGAAAAATATACGTCTTTAGGAGGAAAAATTCCCAAAGGTGCATTACTTGTAGGGCCTCCAGGAACAGGTAAAACTTTATTAGCAAAAGCAGTTGCTGGTGAAGCAAAAGTGCCTTTCTTCTCGTTATCAGGTTCTGATTTTGTAGAGATGTTTGTCGGTGTTGGAGCATCGCGTGTAAGAGATTTATTCAAACAAGCAAAAGAAAAATCACCTTCAATAATTTTTATTGATGAGATTGATGCCATAGGTCGTGCAAGAGGAAAAAATAACTTCTCTGGCTCAAACGATGAACGCGAAAACACTTTAAATCAGTTACTTACTGAAATGGATGGTTTTGGCACAAACACAAATGTAATTGTACTTGCGGCAACAAACAGAGCTGATGTTTTAGATAGTGCATTAATGCGTGCTGGTCGTTTTGACCGTCAGATTTATGTAGACTTACCAGACGTCAGAGAACGTAAAGAGATTTTTGAAGTTCACTTACGTCCTTTAAAGAAAGAAGAAACTCTAGATATTGATTTCTTAGCAAAACAAACACCAGGTTTTTCTGGTGCAGATATTGCCAATGTATGTAATGAGTCTGCTTTAATTGCTGCTCGTAAAGGTAAAAAAGCTGTAAACAAGCAAGACTTTTTAGACGCCGTTGATAGAATTGTTGGTGGACTAGAAAAGAAAAATAAAATTATTACACCAGACGAAAAGAAAGCTATCGCTATTCATGAAGCTGGTCATGCTACAGTGAGTTGGATGTTAGAACATGCTGCACCACTTGTCAAAGTTACAATTGTACCAAGAGGTCAATCCTTAGGTGCTGCTTGGTACTTACCAGAAGAAAGACTTATTGTTAGACCAGAACAGATGCTAGACGAAATGTGTGCAACTATGGGTGGTCGTGCTGCTGAAAAAGTAATCTTCGACAAAATCTCTACAGGTGCGCTTAGTGACTTAGAAAAAGTGACCAAACAAGCAAGAGGTATGGTAACCGTATATGGATTAAGTGATAAGGTTGGTAATCTTACGTATTATGATTCTTCAGGTCAACAAAGTGGATTTACAAAACCATATAGTGAAGAAACAGCTGTACTTATTGATAAAGAAATATCGAGTATTATAGAAGAGCAATACCAACGTGCTATAAAAATACTCGAAGACAACAAGGATAAGTTAACAGAATTAGCTGAAGTTCTTTTAGAAAAAGAAGTCATCTTTAAAGATAATCTTGAAAAAATATTCGGAAAACGTCCTTTTGAAAAGGCCGAAATTATTTCAGAGGAAGAAGAATAG
- a CDS encoding LUD domain-containing protein → MSLFRKIFGGKSPGSEEKVPNEERGKYMPDIKLPVDERFTINFKANGGKFLYCENIEEVYNSLENIISENDWDDKKVFLLDDRLSELFKGFDLKATKKTSESTYFFSTCEYLISDDGSLLISSNQIAEKKLKELPENFVIYATTSQLVESIGEGLKGIKNNNKSKIPTNITTIKHFKTNEDKDFLTYGSSAKNLYLLLLEDL, encoded by the coding sequence ATGAGTTTATTCAGAAAAATTTTTGGAGGAAAATCCCCTGGTTCCGAAGAAAAAGTTCCTAATGAAGAACGAGGCAAATACATGCCCGATATTAAACTCCCTGTTGATGAGCGCTTTACAATTAATTTTAAAGCAAATGGCGGTAAGTTTTTATACTGCGAGAATATCGAAGAAGTCTACAACTCTCTAGAAAACATTATTTCAGAAAACGATTGGGATGACAAAAAAGTTTTTCTGTTAGACGACAGATTAAGCGAATTATTCAAAGGTTTTGATTTAAAAGCTACAAAAAAGACATCTGAAAGCACCTATTTTTTCTCTACTTGTGAGTATCTAATATCTGATGATGGTTCTTTATTAATATCTTCAAACCAAATTGCAGAAAAAAAGCTTAAAGAATTACCTGAAAATTTTGTTATTTACGCCACTACTAGTCAACTCGTAGAGAGTATTGGTGAAGGTTTAAAAGGTATAAAAAACAATAATAAATCAAAAATCCCAACCAATATCACCACTATAAAGCACTTTAAAACTAATGAAGACAAAGACTTCTTAACCTACGGAAGTAGTGCTAAAAATTTGTACTTATTACTTTTAGAAGACTTATAA
- a CDS encoding phosphatidate cytidylyltransferase — protein sequence MKELLTRAISGILYVTLLIASMYWENALLIVLYIFGLISLAEFNKLIKLNALVITSAIFTFLYFGFWYWCMIHNSNTGTNEAIQILLVITIFVNLFLIKDLLTEKKIPLFESKRYITTTFYLSSGFVFMFLIANYLNSFTPFLLLGSFILVWINDSFAYLVGKNFGKQKLFPSISPKKTVEGFLGGLFFACVSSYFISVYIGTLGFTSWLILAIIVSVFGTLGDLIESKFKRQAQVKDSGVIMPGHGGLLDRLDSIIFAAPFIYLFLRILSYVS from the coding sequence ATGAAGGAACTTTTAACGCGCGCTATCTCTGGCATTCTTTATGTCACTTTGTTGATTGCTTCAATGTATTGGGAAAATGCACTACTTATTGTACTCTATATTTTTGGTCTTATTTCCCTAGCAGAATTTAATAAACTTATAAAATTAAATGCACTTGTAATCACATCTGCAATTTTCACCTTTTTATATTTTGGGTTTTGGTATTGGTGTATGATTCATAACTCTAATACAGGAACTAACGAAGCTATACAGATACTATTAGTAATCACCATATTTGTAAATCTCTTTCTGATTAAGGATTTATTAACCGAAAAGAAGATTCCTCTTTTTGAGTCTAAACGCTATATTACAACGACCTTTTATTTATCAAGTGGATTTGTGTTTATGTTCTTAATTGCAAATTATCTTAATTCATTTACACCATTTTTACTCTTAGGAAGTTTTATTCTGGTATGGATTAATGATAGTTTTGCCTATTTGGTGGGGAAGAATTTTGGAAAGCAAAAGTTATTTCCGAGCATATCTCCTAAAAAAACTGTTGAAGGTTTCTTAGGAGGATTATTTTTTGCATGCGTTTCAAGTTATTTTATTTCAGTGTATATAGGCACGCTTGGATTTACAAGTTGGCTTATTTTAGCAATAATAGTCAGTGTTTTTGGTACTCTTGGAGATTTAATCGAATCTAAATTCAAACGTCAAGCGCAAGTAAAAGATAGTGGCGTGATAATGCCTGGTCATGGAGGACTGTTAGACCGACTAGATAGTATTATCTTTGCAGCACCATTTATATATTTATTTCTAAGAATTTTAAGTTATGTTTCATAA
- a CDS encoding phosphatidylserine decarboxylase family protein — protein MFHKEGHKIILITLFIVVASIFAIDYFVHLEWLRKTLMLLVLAFFILILQFFRNPKRNTHANEKQALSPVDGKVVVIEEVFEKEVFNDKRIQVSVFMSPINVHVTRYPISGKVSFSKYHPGKYLVAWHPKASEENERTTVVVENEGFGKVLYRQIAGALAKRIVNYAKVDVMAKQGDDSGFIKFGSRVDLFLPLNSDIKVALNQKVKGGESVIAEMK, from the coding sequence ATGTTTCATAAAGAAGGCCACAAAATTATACTCATCACGCTATTTATAGTCGTTGCTTCCATATTTGCAATAGACTATTTTGTGCATTTAGAATGGTTGCGAAAAACCCTAATGCTTTTGGTTTTAGCATTCTTTATATTAATCCTTCAATTCTTTAGAAACCCAAAACGAAACACTCATGCTAACGAAAAACAAGCCTTATCGCCTGTTGACGGAAAAGTAGTTGTTATCGAAGAAGTTTTTGAAAAAGAAGTTTTTAATGACAAACGTATTCAGGTTTCGGTATTTATGTCTCCTATAAATGTGCATGTGACGCGATATCCAATATCTGGAAAGGTATCATTTAGCAAATACCATCCAGGTAAATATTTAGTCGCTTGGCATCCAAAAGCTAGTGAAGAAAATGAGCGTACTACAGTCGTTGTAGAAAATGAAGGTTTTGGAAAAGTTTTATACAGACAGATTGCTGGTGCATTAGCAAAACGAATTGTCAATTATGCTAAAGTTGATGTTATGGCAAAACAAGGCGATGACTCTGGATTTATAAAATTTGGTTCGAGAGTAGATTTATTTTTACCTTTAAACTCAGATATTAAAGTTGCACTTAACCAAAAAGTAAAAGGTGGTGAGTCTGTGATTGCAGAAATGAAATAA
- a CDS encoding acyl-CoA-binding protein: MSQTDLDKEFDTAVKRVNDHTDPFPADFLLRLYAYYKKATNNYGRPSSKKQIINAFKTNALFQVQDISEDEAKRQYIDLVNRYFLYGK, from the coding sequence ATGAGTCAGACGGATTTAGATAAAGAATTTGATACTGCCGTAAAACGGGTAAATGATCACACAGACCCATTTCCTGCGGATTTTTTATTACGCCTATACGCTTATTACAAAAAGGCTACCAATAACTACGGTAGACCAAGCAGTAAAAAGCAAATCATTAATGCTTTTAAGACCAACGCACTTTTTCAAGTACAAGACATCTCCGAAGACGAAGCCAAACGTCAATATATAGACTTGGTAAACCGTTACTTTTTATACGGTAAATAA
- a CDS encoding NADH:flavin oxidoreductase, giving the protein MALPNAPLRFKNGAQMTNRFMLAPMTNTQSHEDGKLSDEEYNWLTMRAKGGFGLTMTCASHVQFIGKGFPGQLGIYDDSQIEGHQRLVKGIKAHDSLAVIQLHHAGMRTPEDLIGEQPVCPSPIEKHNARGLSLDEVYQLRDDFITAAVRAQKSGYDGVEVHGAHGYILTQFLSADINKRDDQYGGNLENRVRLLFEIVDGIRVTCGKDFLLGVRLSPERFGMQLSEVKTVCTQLINDHDIDFLDISLWDVFKQPEETQHQNKSLLQHFADIDYKDVKWTVAGKINTGKDVSDVLDAGVDFVSIGRSAILHHDFPKKVMANPNFEPTETPVNTNYLHKEGLSEKFVTYMKRWPNFVK; this is encoded by the coding sequence ATGGCATTACCAAATGCACCATTGCGTTTTAAAAATGGAGCGCAAATGACTAACCGTTTTATGCTAGCACCTATGACCAATACCCAAAGTCATGAAGATGGCAAGCTATCTGACGAAGAATACAATTGGTTAACGATGCGTGCCAAAGGTGGTTTTGGTCTAACCATGACCTGTGCATCGCATGTGCAATTTATAGGCAAAGGTTTCCCTGGACAATTAGGTATTTATGACGACTCTCAAATCGAAGGTCACCAACGTTTGGTAAAAGGCATTAAAGCACACGATAGTTTGGCGGTGATACAATTACACCATGCAGGTATGCGAACGCCCGAAGATTTAATTGGCGAGCAACCTGTCTGCCCATCACCTATCGAAAAGCACAATGCACGTGGCTTATCGTTAGATGAAGTTTATCAATTACGAGACGACTTTATTACAGCAGCTGTACGCGCACAAAAAAGTGGTTATGATGGTGTCGAAGTCCACGGTGCGCACGGTTATATATTAACGCAATTTTTGAGTGCCGATATTAATAAACGAGACGACCAATATGGCGGTAATTTAGAAAATCGTGTACGCTTATTATTTGAAATTGTCGATGGTATCAGAGTCACTTGCGGCAAAGACTTTTTATTAGGCGTACGTTTGTCTCCTGAGCGTTTTGGTATGCAACTGAGTGAAGTAAAAACAGTTTGTACACAATTGATAAACGACCACGATATTGACTTTTTAGACATCTCACTTTGGGATGTGTTTAAACAACCTGAGGAAACGCAACACCAAAACAAAAGCCTACTCCAACATTTTGCAGATATAGACTATAAAGATGTGAAATGGACCGTTGCAGGAAAAATCAATACCGGCAAGGACGTATCTGATGTCTTAGACGCTGGTGTAGATTTTGTATCTATAGGTCGTTCTGCCATTTTACACCACGACTTTCCTAAAAAAGTAATGGCTAATCCAAATTTTGAACCTACCGAAACACCTGTAAATACTAACTACTTACACAAGGAAGGCTTAAGTGAAAAATTTGTGACTTACATGAAACGCTGGCCGAACTTTGTAAAATAG